The window CGGATGATTGTGAGTTAGCAATGATCCAAAGCCTGACAGGGGTTAAAGACACACATCGTAATTTTTGGAAAGATATTTCTTTTGAgctcccttttttcttttccatcttgTTTGTTGGGTTGTGGGGGGAAGTTAAGGAAATGTATTTTTGGGAAGATAAATGGGTGGGAGATAGACTTCAGTCATCTTCATTTCCTCAGTTATATCATTTGGCTTCCTTTAACTTTAGGCTTGGAAGACAGAATGTTCATGTTTCGAGACTTAATCTTTGGAGGGCTTTTCTTGTAAGTCTTTCTTTAGGCTTTTGTTGGATCTCTCTCCTGCTGACGATTTGGTCTTTGCTGTTTTATGGAGGATTAAGATTCCAAAGCAAGTTATGCAGATACTTGACAAGTTTTGCTTAGTTGTATGGACAcaataaataagttttttagAAAGATACCTTCATTGTGGGTTATGAGTATCCTTTGTTGGAAGCTGGAAGAAAACCTGGATCACCGTCACCAGGAGTGTCAGTTTGCTAGTCTTGTGTCGAACTGCTTTTTTCAAgagtttgattttgtattaGTTGTCAAGAATGTTTGTGCGAATTGCAATGATCTGGGAGTTCCTCTTTCATCCTCCTTTcgaagaaaaaagttgtttcTTGTGGTTTGGTGGAGTGTGCGCTTTGTTGTGGGATCTTTAGGAGGAGAAGAGCAGTAAAGTATTTAGAGGTGAGGATAGTGATCTTAGGTGAAGTTTGATCCCTGGTGAGGttccatgttttttttaggctttagtttcaattttttttaataattttttttatcaaaattattctctGGCAAACCACTTACTTAGTTGGGAACTCTTTCTTTAGTGAGTTCTTTTGTGGACTTAgtttttttgtatgcccttgtattctttcatttttttcctcaacAAAAGCAGTTGTTtctatgaaaagaaaaaaaaaaactctcattgaataaaaaaactgTGTGGCAACTACCTGAGATTTATATCCTATGATTATAGAATTTCAGCTCACGTTCTTATAATGAGAGTAAGAGACACTCACAAAAGTTTCGAACAAtctgaattttattttcaattatccCCCTTCTGTGGTTACTGCAGGGAGAGGCTGCTAAAGGCGGCAAGGACGTTAATCCTGGGAGAGCCCTGTCAGCAACCTTTGCTGATCTGCCAGCTCCAGAGTTAACATGGAAGAAGATGACAACTGCTCCTGTGCCTCGCTTGGATGGTGCTGCAATACAGATCAAGAATCTTCTATTTGTATTTGCTGGATATGGCACCATTGATTCAGTGAGAATTTTCCCTTGTTTTCAGTTCTATTGGATTCATGTACAGAGAACAAAAAGTTCTGCAACTAGTTTCTAACTTTTCTTCGTGGAAAATCTACTCACTAGCAACATGAACTTAGCTCAACTGGCATCTATATGTTTCCAAGGACAAGAGGTTCTGGGTTCAAATCCCTCCACCCTCAagttgtatttaaaaagaccttttcaaaaaactaaaaaatccaCTCATTAAGTTCCATTTGTTACTTAAGGCTTTAGCAATTACAAAATTCTGATTTATTTAAGAGATTGCCTCTGAATCTAGAAAAGTCGTTTGTTCTTCATTCTGACAGAAAAACATCCATCCAAACTTCTGTAAACCTATTTTATGGTCGACAGCAGTGGAGCATGTGTCACTTTCCTGATTGTCTTACAACTAGCCAAATTACTTAGAAGTAATGTGGATTTCTcagaatattttgttttcctggAAGAACTTTTGCGTAGGTGGTGTAATTATCGCCAAAACTCTAAAGAACCGATTTTCAGTTTCTAACAAACTTTAGGTCTAATTTTCTGATGTCTGAATAGGAGATTATCCTGTAAATTCAGCATACTTGATCCAACTTAATCCGTCTGctgttgttttttatttcttattttttctattgacTTAGTTACCTTCAAGTATGGATATGAAGAAGATTTGGCAATGTTAGTATCTGTCAGTAGgctcttattttcttattttttttcttctggcGGATAATAGGTACATTCGCATGTtgatgtttataattttactgATAATACATGGGGAGGACGATTTGACATGCCAAAGGAAATGGCACATTCGCATTTAGGAATGGCAACTGATGGAAGGTACATTTATGTAGTCACAGGGCAATATGGTCCACAGTGTCGGGGGCCTACGGCTCATACATTTGTTCTCGATACTGAGACGAGGCAGTGGCAGGATATGCCCCCATTACCAGTCCCTAggtattttactttttttagtgATGCACATTGTGATTTTTGTAGAAATCGTATTCCATTAAATAGTCTTAACATGATGAGACATTTGCAGATACGCACCTGCAACTCAACTTTGGAGAGGTAGACTCCATGTGATGGGTGGTAGCATGGAAAACCGGCACACACCTGCTTTAGAGCATTGGAGCCTTGCCGTGAAGGATGGGAAAGCCTTGGAAAAGGAGTGGAGGAGCGAAATACCTATTCCTCGAGGAGGACCTCACAGGTCTTTGTGATGTCTTTTGTCATGActtataattgttattttgatacacaTTTTTACTGTTTGTTGGTGAAGATAAGCCTTTGATGATTTATTCCTGAGTGACCAGCTTGATTTGGTACTCCTTTTGTGCATGCTACAGCTATTTAGTCTCTCTTAGACCTCAAAAAGATCAAAACATCCTAAACTTTTTCTTGCACTCTCTACATggatttctctttctttttactaaCTATTACTTGGTTTGTTGCAGGGCATGCATTGTTGTTGATGACCGACTTTATGTTATTGGAGGTCAAGAAGGTGATTTTATGGCAAAACCAGGATCCCCTATTTTCAAATGCTCTCGCAGGAATGAGGTAAGCTCATATTCGACATCTTTGCTCCTTAGTTTTTGTATCTCTTTATATAACTCCATTGTTAATTTACTTGTGTATTTGAAAAGTGGTCTATTTCTACTGTAACTTCTTTATGCGCATACCCTTTTTCCCTTTGTCAAACTTCGTGAATTTAAGTCTGTAAAAAGTGCCATCGATCGGTTTGTGTGCACGATTGCCCATTTATTTTGATCTCTACAAAGGATTTTGACGCTTCTCAATGTCATGTAGAAAACTAATTGTAATACTATTTATGATTGGAAAAAAGGCATTAAACTAGAATGCAAGAAAGGATACTATATAAACTTTGGTATCCTTATGCCTGATTTAGTCTTCTCCTTCTCGGTTGAGTTAGGTGGTTTACAGCGATGTTTATATGCTGGATGATGATATGAAATGGAAAGTGTTGCCATCGATGCCAAAACCAGATTCCCATATAGAATTTGCTTGGGTGGTGGTCAATAATTCAATTGTTATTGTTGGCGGCACGACAGATAAGCATCCTCAAACCAAGAAGATGGTTCTCAATGGAGAAGTATTCCAATTTAGTCTGCGTTTGCAGGTAtcacttattttatattttccttaTATACTTAAATAAGTCTCAATACATTTCAGTGGGTACGCACACGCTAATTTTCTCTCATGCTCCAACCTGAGTCTTAGAGTGAATAAGATTAAAGGGGAAATTAGAGTGGAAGCTCAAAATCTAACTCTTTAAcgtattgtatatattttttttatctgaaaGAGAGGGAAATCTTCCTTCTTTGCACTGCCCTTGTTTATGTTTTCTGACCACCTAGTAACTTGAGTGACTCGATGCTTTTGGCTTAATACATGGGGTTGAAGTAGatattcatttcaatttaactgaaaaaaatcatattttgaaCTAAATTGATTAGTTGAAAGCTAAAATAAACCAATAGTGTTAAGACGAAAACATTAAGAAGGGTGAAGCCAAAGGACTAGAATTATAATTCAGTCAAGATTGATGATTTTAGTTGAGCATTTACATGAgttatgtttttgttgaaatttctGTTGCATTGCAGCAATGGTCAGTGATAGGGAAGCTTCCATTCCGCGTTAAAACGACTCTGGTTGGATATTGGGATGGATGGCTATACTTCACATCTGGACAACGAGATAAAGGACCAGACGATCCTTCCCCTAAGAAGGTGATAGGTGAAATGTGgagaacaaaattgaaactcaTCTTATGACATTTCTTTCCGAGCAGTTTTTTATAGTATCTTCAACCATCTATTTGACATTCTTTTTCCCCCCAAACCGCTTCAGCAACTTCGTTTTGGCCGTGCCTTTCTTGTAGAGCGTAGTGGTtaatcaagaagaaaagaaaattcccTCTCTTAGCATTAGATGTATTCTTTTTGTGACTAAACATTGTGTTGCTCCTGTTGTCTacagaaatataaatattgtacAACTTCCCATTTAGATGGGAAAATCTCTTTTGTTTATGAAGTATTCACTCTTTTATTGCCTCTGCACAGGCCGCTCCTTAGTTCTCTTGCTCTCGCTGATAACACTGCATTTAGGCTATGTTTATTTAGGAGAAACTTAATCCATCCATGATAATCTAAGAAGTGAGGGTCATATACATGTTTTGTAAACATCTTGTATCCAAACCAAATGTAAAGGATTAATCTCCAAAatcgaaaaaagaaaaaagaaaaaaaataagaaaaagttcaCACTGTAACTAACAATATCATTGCACCGTTTTCATTTGAACTAGCTTGCAAAATTTTCCCTAGCCTAAAAAACCAGCATTGTCATATACTACCGCCAATTGACTCAAATGATatgaaggagaaaagaaagtgGGTGAAATACCTATTCAACATCATAGAAAGTTACTCTTACTAGTAGTGAAAAATCTATAATCCCACTAAAATCAGAAGATGAAATCGTGGTCAAAACAGATGgttaaaaaagttgagagaaGTATTTTTCTTACAACCGAGACTGGAGCAAACTGTATTCaattacttattattatttttttattaaatattagtgTGTAATTTTAGTTCCTACACCTTCATTTGTGcacttattttcttaattccaataaatcttaaatttagtcaaacaaaattaattacatattaattattataattttcatgCAAATTAGTACCAtgtgaataaaattttaaaattacagtAAAAAAGATTTGTGGAAAGTATAGAGAAAAATTTAGacaattaaaagtatatgGACTAAAATCGAACAGAGACATCtcaccaaataaaaaatttcggATAGTTGCTATCACAATTCTATTCAATCTCAAAAATTATAGTTGGGATCAAGTAATTAGAGTGACTTGGATCCAACTAATCAAGTCcatggtaaatattttacaaactttttttttttaaaataatgtaaattttgaaatatatgtaaaaaataggATGAATGCAAATGATTTTAGCTCGTATATCTCCACCACACCATGAAAGTGGACTCCatatcttctattttttattttatttatttatttatatatatatatatattatattgaacccacactttcttttttttcattatttaaatacattaTACGTGGGTTCCACacattctacttttttttttctcattatttatatacatacattctacttttttttctcattatttatatacataatttctatataaataatgagaaaaaaagtaaatgtgTGGAACTCATgcataatgtatatatattaggcattccaattctaaaaatatatttctttattaaattaatttattttttctttatatatttttaagtatctcaatcttcaattttttttattaaattcatattttctaatttaatttaatttaataagaaaaatagaatgTGTAGGACCCACGCGtaatgtatataataataagaaaataagaaaataataataagaaaaaaaatagaatggGTAGGACTCGCGCATAATGCATATgcatataaataatgagaaaataagaaagtgtgggatctaatatatatatatatatatatatatatatatatatatatataaataagttaaaaaatagaagatacaaaataatgagaaaataacaTGAGTTTAAAATCACCTATTTTTGTACATAGTTTTGGATTCATCCTATTTTTGACCtatgtttagggtttaagtCAAAATACTCCTATGTACATCAAGTCTAAGCTACTTtcttaaagttaaaataaaataaatatactttaataaatcttaaatacaTACTTGTTCAATCAAAGTCATTTTCTAGACCCGCTGCAACGATcttcattctttatttttgttttatttttgtttctcttctaTTTTAATCTTCCTTCGTCTtcgttttccatttttcttttttgatctCATCTTCCTCCCGTGGGAAAACCCTAATCTTTCCACCTTGAAGCGGGCAAATCTCAATCTCTACCCTCTTCCATTTGAAGTTTCAGTTTCATCTTCAACTCCACATGCattttcaagaagaaacttaGCTTCGTCATGCATtttcaagaagaagaatatatacaaaaaaaacctTCGATTTTCAAGTCTACTGCAATCTCAAGCGTTTGGGGTGGAAGAACAAAAACCTTCCCTCACAccaaaaagatacaaaaattaTCTTCCACGTCtcttaaaaattttagttgatttaaaaaaatatattttatattaattatttaataaaggTAGATGgaatttgagatatttaatctattttatattaattatttaataaaggTAGATGGAATTTGAGAGATTTAATCCAAAAAACAGTATCTTACCCTATTTTATTGGACaaataaattctttaaaaataaattaaggtcagaatgaaaactaattttaatttgtaaattattaaggttgaaatattcttattttgaaataaaaaagtattgagatttaattttcaaataaaaaaaagttagatcttaacaaaaaaaactaattttaattttcaaattcaaaatttaaaatttaaaaataaattaagatttaataagaaaactaattttaatttaaagttaggTTAGACGAAAATATTcaacatattttgaaataaaaaaggttgAGATTAATAAAGTGGTTGATATAAAAAGGTTGAGATTAATAAAGTGGTTGATATCTTATAAATCGCAAGATATTAGGGAGAGGTTATGATAGGATTCTCTATGTTAACGtgacaaattaattatacttgAAAGAGTTTGATAAACTCATAACAATATATCCCAAATTATTTAcacataaaagatttttaataagaacacaatatattgaaatatttacgTTAATTACactttcaaacaaaatgataatttaattaatgttattaagtcaaatgaacataatttaaaagtctttataaacttaattaatgtaattgttttttaattttaattcatttacgtaattgtatatataccattagtatatttttagaattactTAATTCAATGATTGAAATTCtcctaaattcaaaatgaaaaagggttgaaaatattttagcaattttttagagaaaatttttaggtttattattttgaattgagATACGagtgaaaatggtaaaatttagtataataaactgaaaaatagcaaatctgaataatattaataatttgagtAAAATCGGTGTTACAcaattttttggatttcttttacCCATTTATACATTTAGGCAGGATAATGCttgtttaatttgtcaaatattaGACAGTCACATGTGTATATTTGCAGACTacaaacaattttagaaaatattaactaatttatgatatttacaATGTTGACGAGATTTTTCCAATATCGTCTCAAAATATCtctataattcataacaattttttgaatttttagtatttaaattaaactaattaatatttatttatttagttcataaaacttatgtttaataaatttttttaaaaaaaaattgctaaagATTTTCAACCATTACCGTTggtattttgaattcaaatactataaaatataatcattaaaataatgataatcaaaaaaatcaatatttttattaaaaaatattaaataatacataattattttaatttatatttcaaattctacacttattttgattaatttttattaaaaatttaatttattgtgcctcttttattaaaacaatgtATTTGGcaaacaacattcaaatttggtaaatcttaattaaatttgctatttcgTTGTTGGACAATATTGCAACAATTGCCTCTATAATAATAgcaagtatatatatttattttcaaatttgttatattttaaacaatttattaaataatacactacatataattttaataacaatttgaatttgaatttaaatattttttttaatatcaatttgaatttgaattttagaatttaattatgcCTAAATGgctgttcgcacgagatttccggagaaatttaattcgtggacttgaacttgggttgatgttgtattttgttgatttgatgcgatgcgttcaatctctagaatttgatcctctgattctctctcaactgtatgtctacgcttgatttggagagcAGAGCactgatgttcttgaagtttgtttgaACGTCTACgtttgatttggagaagcggagcacgctgatgttcttgaagtttgaacgtctacgctgatttggagaagcggagcacgtgatgttcttgaagtttgttgaacgtctacgcttgatttggagaagcggagcacgttgatgttcttcaagttggttgaatgcttacgcttgatttgaggaagcggagcacgtgatgttcttgaagttggagtcttggaagaaagtttgtatcttcaaaacagcttcaatcttcgagggtggtcaacttcagaagttagagagtcttctagcttttggaaagaattctctctggatcttctagagtcaaaattttccaacccctgcaaatgaggagaattcctctatttatagagttcactggtgggctttatgggtttgaacttggttggtccatggaccagacccatgggctcaaccatatggacttaggttatatttagtctttgggctcaattaagcttattttttttggcttaattgaactaaaatgattaacttaatccaacgattaatatgaaaacatgtgcattattagaatgaccaatttatttattttaactctttaatttggggcatgtgtcaattttaattagtcccaaatttaattatttgtacttttcatcattaacttaataaatgatgtggcaacttgtaattggtctcaaaatttcttattcaacaaaatgcccccttttcgagatttatgcacgtatatgggtgaatgaatctcggaaaagataaatttgaagtcaaagtccgagccttctttttttttttttttttactcaattcagcatatcaaattaatcaactatgaatttagtacgtgagtttgatttaaatttaaaataagggttggaatatggccaaaccttaaaaaaattcaaagttttatttcccacttaatttta of the Cucumis sativus cultivar 9930 chromosome 3, Cucumber_9930_V3, whole genome shotgun sequence genome contains:
- the LOC101223192 gene encoding kelch repeat-containing protein At3g27220, with translation MARPSSKHASLKLVLICLALLGFALIADYIWASSSRFSYSLSIASNWAPPYHPDTSIPVTTKPDSANPTKGEAAKGGKDVNPGRALSATFADLPAPELTWKKMTTAPVPRLDGAAIQIKNLLFVFAGYGTIDSVHSHVDVYNFTDNTWGGRFDMPKEMAHSHLGMATDGRYIYVVTGQYGPQCRGPTAHTFVLDTETRQWQDMPPLPVPRYAPATQLWRGRLHVMGGSMENRHTPALEHWSLAVKDGKALEKEWRSEIPIPRGGPHRACIVVDDRLYVIGGQEGDFMAKPGSPIFKCSRRNEVVYSDVYMLDDDMKWKVLPSMPKPDSHIEFAWVVVNNSIVIVGGTTDKHPQTKKMVLNGEVFQFSLRLQQWSVIGKLPFRVKTTLVGYWDGWLYFTSGQRDKGPDDPSPKKVIGEMWRTKLKLIL